A region of the Candidatus Methylomirabilota bacterium genome:
CCCCTCCGCGTCCGCCCGATCGGCGGCGCCGAGGTCGGCCGGGAGGCGCGCGAGGGCGGCGTCGCGCATGTCCGGGATCGGCGTGAGGTTGGCCATCACGGCCGCGGCGATTCCGCCGCGCGCCATCGCCTCCCGCAGCTCGGGGATCGTCCCCGCGTAGGGCGACCAGCCGTCGCCCTGCATGGCCTGGCGGCCGAGGTCGGGGCGGGGATAGGTGTGGGTGTGGATGTCGACGATGTCCACCGGCTTGTGGGAAGGGGCCTCGACGGCCCCCTCCCAGACCCACCTCCCAGGAGAAGTTGCGCGCGCAAAGCGCGCGCTCGGAGCGGAACGACTAACCCGCGGCGTCTACGCGAGACCGTGGCCCGTAATTATCCCGAGAGTCTGTCAGGCGCCGAGCCGATCGCGGACGAGCGCGACCAGGCGCTCGTAGGTGAAAGCCTGGCCCGTGCGGGCCGCGACGGGCGCCTCCGTCTTGAGCCCGGTCTCGCTGATGATGCAGCAGAAGGTCTGGTCGGGGTCGACCGCCCGTTCGCCCAGAAGGCGCCGGAGGGCGGCGAGGGTCCCCACGCCCGTCGGCCCGGCGTAGAGGCCTTCCGTCCGCGCGAGGAGCCGCTGGGTGTCGAGGATCGCCTCGTCCTCCACGTCGGTGGCCAGCCCTTTCGACTCCCGCAGGATCCGGAGCACCCACTCGCCCTTTTGCGCGGGGTCGCCGCACGACAGCCCCTCGGCCACCGAGTAGGAGACCTTGACCGGCGCCAGCGGCCCGCCATGCCGGAAGGCGCGGGCGATCGGGTTGGCCTTGGCCGACTGGGCGGCCGCCATCAGCGGCACCCGCTCGATCCAGCCGAGCGCGGCGAGCTCCCGGAAGCCGCGCCAGCCCGCGATGAAGGCCTCGCCCACCGCGACCGGGAACACGACCACGTCGGGGATGCGGAAGCCCGACTGCTCGGCGATCTCGTAGACCAGCGTCTTCTTCCCCTCTTGCTTGTACGCGTTGCGGCTGGCGCCGCCGTCGAAGACCGGAAGCTCGTCGACCATCCGGTCCCACAGCCGGATCAGGTCGTCGTAGTACCCCTGGTACAGGATGAGGTCGGAGGCCACCGCGCCCATGTGATGCATCTTGGGCGCCGAGGCCTGCTCGTAGCAGAAGATGAAGGCTCGGAGGCCGGCCCGCGTCGCGTAGGCGCCGATCGACGAGCCGGCGTTCCCGGTGGAGGCGACCGAGATCGCGCGGAAGCCGAACTGGCGGGCGGCGGCCACGGCCGTGGCCGAGGAGCGGTCCTTGATGGTCCCGGTCGGGTTGGTCCCTTCGAACTTCAGGAGCAGACGCCGCACGCCGAGGGTTCGCGCCAGCGCGGGCGCCTCCAGGAGCGGCGTCTCACCCTCGCCCAGGGTGACCCGGTGCGCCGGATCGCGGATGGGCAGGACCGCGTGGTAGCGCCAGAAGCCCCGCCCGGTGAAGGCGGCGGCCGGGCCCAGCCGGCGCAGGCGCTCGAGGTCGTAGACGGGCTCGAGGAGGCCCCGGCACCGGGGGCAGGCCAGGAGGTACTCGAGCGGGTGCTCGGCCGAGCACTCGATGCAGCGGAGGCCGAGCGCGCAGGTCGCCGGGACATCCATGGTGGGCTCAGTGTATAACCCGAACGGCGCGCGCGCCAGCCCGCCGCCGTCAGCGGAGCGTCTTCATGTCCTCCGGGAAGTTCGAGGTGAAGGAGTAGGACTTGACGACGCCGTCCGCCCGGAAGCGGACGGTGAGCTGCTTGGTGAGGTCGGGGTTCCCCTTCTTGAAGAACAGCCAGGTCCAGGTGGGGTCGCCGTCGTCGATGCCGACCTGGGTCGGCTCGCCGAACAGCCGGAGGAGGTCGGGCTTGGCGGTGGTGCCGGTGGTGATGGCGTCGCGCCCCGGCGACGGGAAGTCGCGGCCCGTCGAGAAGACCGAGGCGCAGGATGCGAGCGCGAGGATGAGGCCGGCGCTGAGCAGGACGAGACGGCGAGGCAGCATGGCGATCCTCCTGATCGAAGTGTGAGCGGACGCTACTCTACCGAAGCGGTGCGGATGGTGTCAAAGCGGATGTCCGGCTCTTGACAGCGAGGCCGGGTCCTGATTACGGTTGAGGCCACCAGATCGTCCTCAAGGAGGCCTGCCTCATGTGCGCCGCTGCCACGAAAGGATACCTCCACCTGGACAGGATTCCCGAGGAGGAGGTCACCCCGCTGATCCGCCGGAAGATCGTCACCGGCGAGAAGGAGATGGTCGTCGTCTGGAAGATGAAGGCGGGCGCCCACGCCGCCGCCCACCGGCACCCCCACGAGCAGATCTTCTGGGTCGTCTCGGGCAAGATGGAGTTCCGGCTGGGCGACGAGCGGCGGACGTGCGGTCCGGGCGACATCGGGGTGGTCCCGGGCGGCATCGAGCACGAGGCCTGGTTCCCCGAGGATACGGAGGTGATCGACATCTTCGCGCCGCCGCGGGAGGACTTCCTCGGTGGCGGCACCCCGGCGTACATGCGCAAAGGGTAGCCGATCGCGGACCGCCATCGGTCCGAGGGGGAGAGCCCAATGCAGTCAGGATGGCTCGAGCAGTTCATGCGGAAGGAGTCGGCGGACCAGGGCGGCGAGGAGGGGGTCTCCCGCCGGGTGTTCCTCCAGGGCGGCCTCGTCACGGGGGTCACCGCCGGGATGGCCGCCGGCGGGGCGCTAGCCGGGGCCCAGGTCGCCCAGGCCCAGCAGGCGGCGGGCAGCCAGGACACGCCGATCGGGCCGAAGTGGTGGCCCTCGCGCTGGGGGCCCCAGGACGAAGCCGGCGCCTCCAACCACATCACGCCGCAAAAGGTCCTCGAGACCGCGAGTCTCATCAAGACCGGCAAGATCTACGAGATGGGGCGGGTGTACGAGGCCGGCATTCCGGCCTTCGGGGCGCGCGTCTGGGCCCTGCGGATCCCCGGCACGCCGACCGGCGGGCCGTTCGGAAAGAACAAGCTGGTCTACCACGACGAGTTCCTCGCCACCGAGATCGGCCAGATCGGCACCCAGTTCGACGGCCTCGCCCACATCGGCTGCATCGCCGGCAAGGACGGCGACATGACCGAGATGCGGTACTACAACGGCTTCACCGAGGCCGAGATGGCCGACGCCTACGGGCTGAAGAAGCTCGGGATCGAGAAGGTCAAGCCCTTCTTTACCCGGGGCATCCTCGTCGACGTGGCCGGGGTGAGGGGACGGATGCTCGACAAGGGTGAGGAGATCAAGGTGGCCGACGTGACGGCCGCCCTCCAGCGGGGCGGGATCTCGGAGGGCAGCATCCGCCCCGGCGACGCCATCTTCTTCAACACCGGCTGGGGCGACCTCTGGATGAAGGACAACGCCCGCTTCAACTCGGGCGAGCCGGGCATCGGCGTCGAGGTGGCCGAGTGGGTCGTCCAGAAACAGGTCTCCATGATCGGGTCCGACACCTGGGCGACGGAGGTGGTCCCGAACCCGAACCCCGACCTCGCCTTCATCGTCCACAACATCCTGATTACCCGGAATGGGATCTTCAACCATGAAAACCTGGACTTTACGGAGCTGCTCAAGGACCGGGTCTACCAGTTCGCCTACGTCTTCGCCCCCCTCCGGATGAAGGGGGCGACCGGCTCTCCCGGCCGTCCCATCGCCATCACGTAGCGCGCCCGCTCCTCTCGCCGGACGGCCCCGGGCGTCACGCCCGGGGCCGTCCTCCTCCGCGTGCCCGGTATCCCTTTTGCATTGAGAGTCCACGCGTTCATGTGCCTAGTCGGGTAGACGACACTTCTCCACATCCTCGAACGGGGAGGACCGTCATGGAGAACATCGAGCGTCCGATGGCGACCGGATTCGAGACCGCGTG
Encoded here:
- a CDS encoding cupin domain-containing protein yields the protein MCAAATKGYLHLDRIPEEEVTPLIRRKIVTGEKEMVVVWKMKAGAHAAAHRHPHEQIFWVVSGKMEFRLGDERRTCGPGDIGVVPGGIEHEAWFPEDTEVIDIFAPPREDFLGGGTPAYMRKG
- a CDS encoding threonine synthase produces the protein MDVPATCALGLRCIECSAEHPLEYLLACPRCRGLLEPVYDLERLRRLGPAAAFTGRGFWRYHAVLPIRDPAHRVTLGEGETPLLEAPALARTLGVRRLLLKFEGTNPTGTIKDRSSATAVAAARQFGFRAISVASTGNAGSSIGAYATRAGLRAFIFCYEQASAPKMHHMGAVASDLILYQGYYDDLIRLWDRMVDELPVFDGGASRNAYKQEGKKTLVYEIAEQSGFRIPDVVVFPVAVGEAFIAGWRGFRELAALGWIERVPLMAAAQSAKANPIARAFRHGGPLAPVKVSYSVAEGLSCGDPAQKGEWVLRILRESKGLATDVEDEAILDTQRLLARTEGLYAGPTGVGTLAALRRLLGERAVDPDQTFCCIISETGLKTEAPVAARTGQAFTYERLVALVRDRLGA
- a CDS encoding cyclase family protein, yielding MQSGWLEQFMRKESADQGGEEGVSRRVFLQGGLVTGVTAGMAAGGALAGAQVAQAQQAAGSQDTPIGPKWWPSRWGPQDEAGASNHITPQKVLETASLIKTGKIYEMGRVYEAGIPAFGARVWALRIPGTPTGGPFGKNKLVYHDEFLATEIGQIGTQFDGLAHIGCIAGKDGDMTEMRYYNGFTEAEMADAYGLKKLGIEKVKPFFTRGILVDVAGVRGRMLDKGEEIKVADVTAALQRGGISEGSIRPGDAIFFNTGWGDLWMKDNARFNSGEPGIGVEVAEWVVQKQVSMIGSDTWATEVVPNPNPDLAFIVHNILITRNGIFNHENLDFTELLKDRVYQFAYVFAPLRMKGATGSPGRPIAIT